Sequence from the Bacteroidota bacterium genome:
TGACTCTCCCCTGGCTGAATCCGCCATTGTAGGAACAGGCCTGGGCATGGCAGTGTCAGGCTTAAGACCGGTTGTCGAATTGCAATTCGACGGTTTTTCATATCCTGCATTGGATCAGATTATCTCCCATGTTTCACGGATGCACAACAGGACAAGAGGAAAGTATAAGGTACCTATGGTCATACGCTTTCCATACGGCGGGGGGATAAATGCGCTTGAACATCATTCAGAAAGCCCTGAAGCATTTTTCGCTCATATTCCGGGAATTAAAGTTGTAATCCCATCAACTCCGCACGATGCCAAAGGATTAATAATATCAGCAATTGAAAGCGATGACCCGGTTATATTCATGGAGCCAAAACGCATTTATAGGGCAATAAAACAGGAAGTTGCAGATGAAAAATTCTCCATTCCCATTGGCAAGGCAAAAGTTCTTACAAAAGGAACTGATGTAACGGTTGTCGCTTTCGGTGCTATGATTCGTGAGTGCCAGAAAGCACTAGTGCTGGCAAAAGAAGCCGGTATTTCTGCGGAGCTCATCGATCTACGCACAATTTATCCCATAGATAAAGAAACCATCACAAGATCTGTTGAGAAAACAGGAAGAATAGTGATTGTTGCCGAAGCGGTAACAAGTTTCAGCGTTGGCTCCGAACTTATTGCCATAGTCAATGAGGAAGCATTCCTTCATCTTGAAGCTCCCCCCAAAAGAGTGATGGGCTTTGACACTATTGTTCCCCTGGCCAGGGGTGAACATTTCTTTATGCAAACACCCGAGAGGATTTTCTACGAAATCGAAAGGACCGTTAAATTCTAAAATCAAGGCATATGAGATATGTTTTCAATTTTCCGGATATTGGCGAAGGACTCGAGGAAGGGATTATACTTGAATGGTATGTAACCAAAGGTCAGGAAATAAAGAAGGGACAATCGCTTGTTAAAATGGAAACGGATAAAGTGGTTGCCGATATTCCTTCACCTAAAACAGGAACCATAGTTACCAGATTTGGTAATGAAGGGGATACTATCCATGTGGGAACACCTCTTGTAGAGATTGAAATTGAAGGAGTATTCGGGGAAGATGCAATTGCTGAAGTAAAGGCCACTGCTAAAATGGAACCCCTGGAAGAAGGTTCTACAGGTGTTGTGGGTACAATAGAAGTAGCCGGTAACAATGCTTTTCTTCCTGCCAGCGAGGAAGGTTTTTCAATCCCAAAAGAAGCTGTTGCCAAGGTCCTTGCCACTCCTGTTGCCAGGGCATTTGCAAAAGAACAAGGCATTGATATAAATAGGGTCTCCGGAACCGGCCCGGGTGGCAGAGTAACCAAAACAGACATACAAAATTTCTACTTAAATAATCCTGCTGACAGACCTGCTGTTCACCTGCAGATTACATCCGGTGAAGCACTCACTTTTGAACCTCTTTCCCAGATAAGAAAGACGATAGCAAGGAACATGATTAATTCCAAGCTTAATGCAGCTCACATGACGGTTTTTGAAGAAGTAGAAGTATCAGACCTTATTTGGATCAAAGAAAAATATCAAAAGATCTACGCCGAAAAGAATGTTAAACTCACCTATCTCTCTTTTATTCTTAAAGCAACCGTAAATGCCCTTAAACAACACCGCCAGCTTAATTCACAACTGGACATGGAGAACAACAGGATGATCTATAAAAACTTTTATAATATTGGCATTGCTGTTGATACAGATGAAGGGCTTGTGGTTCCCGTTATCAAAAATGCAGATAAGCTTTCAATTTTCCAAATTGCACAGAAAATAACCGAGCTTTCGGAAAAAGCAAGAGAAAGAAAACTTACCCTTGAGGAGATGAAGGACGGAACATTTACGCTTACAAACTATGGTTCTATTGGCGGTATATATGGCGTTACAATAATTAACTATCCCCAGGCGGGAATACTGGGAATAGGCAAAATTTTAAAAACACCTGTTGTTAAAAACGATCAGATTGTAATTGGGAAGGTTTTGCCTTTATCACTTACCGTTGATCATAGAATTGTTGATGGAGGCGAAGCTGCGCGTTTTGTCATTCAAATAATGGAGTATTTGTCTGACCCGTTTTCACTTATGATGGAATGATCGAATAAAAATCATGAAGGAGGATGAATATGGACTATGATGTTATCATTATTGGTGCTGGACCAGCCGGATATGTTGCAGGCATCAGAGCCGGACAAATAGGTTTAAAAACTGCCGTTATTGAAAAAATTTATATTGGCGGGATGTGCCTAAATTGGGGTTGTATCCCCACAAAAGCATTAATGGAAAGCGCAAAGATCTTTGATAAGATAAAACACTCCTCCGAATTCGGAATTGAGGGTATTGATGTACAGAAACTTTCATTTAACTGGGAAAGAGCAAAATCCAGATCAAAAAACATAACCAAAAAACTTACCGCCGGAGTCAATTACCTGCTGAAAAAGAATGGAGTGGAGCTAATTACGGGCACCGCCAGACTTATTTCTGAGAATTCCGTCATGGTCAACGATAAAAAGATAAATGCCACAAATATCATAATTGCAACAGGTTCTAAACCCAGGGCAATGGATAAGTCAATTGGAAATGCGCCCATTGTTGAAATGGAAAAATTATTCACCCTGGAAACCATTCCCGACAATATTGTAGTCACAGGTAATCAGGTTTCAGCTGTCGAAATAGCCCAGTTTTTTAAACTTCTTGGGAAAAAGACGACTCTGGT
This genomic interval carries:
- a CDS encoding dihydrolipoamide acetyltransferase family protein — translated: MRYVFNFPDIGEGLEEGIILEWYVTKGQEIKKGQSLVKMETDKVVADIPSPKTGTIVTRFGNEGDTIHVGTPLVEIEIEGVFGEDAIAEVKATAKMEPLEEGSTGVVGTIEVAGNNAFLPASEEGFSIPKEAVAKVLATPVARAFAKEQGIDINRVSGTGPGGRVTKTDIQNFYLNNPADRPAVHLQITSGEALTFEPLSQIRKTIARNMINSKLNAAHMTVFEEVEVSDLIWIKEKYQKIYAEKNVKLTYLSFILKATVNALKQHRQLNSQLDMENNRMIYKNFYNIGIAVDTDEGLVVPVIKNADKLSIFQIAQKITELSEKARERKLTLEEMKDGTFTLTNYGSIGGIYGVTIINYPQAGILGIGKILKTPVVKNDQIVIGKVLPLSLTVDHRIVDGGEAARFVIQIMEYLSDPFSLMME
- a CDS encoding alpha-ketoacid dehydrogenase subunit beta, which translates into the protein MSVMTIVQAINNALDLKLAEDKNIVIYGEDVGFEGGVFRVTEGLQKKYGVERVFDSPLAESAIVGTGLGMAVSGLRPVVELQFDGFSYPALDQIISHVSRMHNRTRGKYKVPMVIRFPYGGGINALEHHSESPEAFFAHIPGIKVVIPSTPHDAKGLIISAIESDDPVIFMEPKRIYRAIKQEVADEKFSIPIGKAKVLTKGTDVTVVAFGAMIRECQKALVLAKEAGISAELIDLRTIYPIDKETITRSVEKTGRIVIVAEAVTSFSVGSELIAIVNEEAFLHLEAPPKRVMGFDTIVPLARGEHFFMQTPERIFYEIERTVKF